The Virgibacillus dokdonensis genome includes a window with the following:
- a CDS encoding bifunctional ADP-dependent NAD(P)H-hydrate dehydratase/NAD(P)H-hydrate epimerase: MFIVTAKEMYDMDRLAMQEIGLEGKLLMENAGRAVAFKVMEQISVKEKICILAGAGNNGGDGFVIARTLLDEGYQVEVFQVVANEKITGDAYDHKVIYEKCGGNVTHYNGESIQMLKEVDVLIDAMIGIGMKGEVREPLATLISLINEQETYVISVDIPSGVPADEGENSIYAVQADYTVIIGAPKESAFLPNTAPFYGEWDVVSIGLPTFMFHRLTNKTVWQLENVEKTLPKRELFDHKGNHGKGLIIGGCKEMPGALSMSVQAALKSGAGLITGASALPVIQMIAGNSVEAMYIPLMDTNGYLNNHSEISFGAYDAAAIGMGLGRKKITKDFVAHVMKTATCPIIIDGDGLYHLSQLLPDLNARAYSTVITPHPGEMAMLLGITIREVLQKPFQYAKEFAQTYSVYVVLKGRYTIITAPDGVQRLNPTGNAGLSKGGSGDVLTGIMLAMVMQKQSLLDALCNACFIHGMSADLLVQDQHSEHDLLASDVINGITRVYRAILSSG, encoded by the coding sequence TTGTTTATTGTCACCGCGAAAGAAATGTACGATATGGATCGTTTAGCTATGCAGGAAATTGGTTTAGAAGGAAAATTGCTGATGGAAAATGCCGGACGAGCTGTTGCTTTTAAAGTAATGGAGCAAATTTCGGTAAAAGAAAAAATTTGTATCCTGGCAGGAGCAGGTAATAATGGTGGGGACGGTTTTGTCATTGCACGTACGTTACTCGACGAAGGCTACCAAGTCGAAGTATTTCAAGTAGTTGCAAATGAAAAAATTACTGGTGATGCGTATGATCATAAGGTGATTTATGAAAAGTGTGGAGGGAATGTTACTCACTACAATGGGGAATCTATCCAGATGTTGAAAGAGGTGGATGTTCTTATTGATGCCATGATTGGTATTGGGATGAAAGGGGAGGTGCGTGAACCGTTAGCTACTCTTATTTCTCTTATTAATGAACAAGAAACCTATGTCATTTCTGTAGATATTCCTTCTGGCGTCCCTGCGGATGAAGGCGAGAATTCTATTTACGCTGTACAAGCTGATTACACGGTTATCATTGGCGCCCCGAAGGAAAGCGCCTTTCTCCCAAATACTGCTCCGTTCTACGGAGAATGGGACGTTGTCTCTATCGGTCTGCCGACATTTATGTTCCATCGACTTACAAACAAAACAGTGTGGCAGCTAGAAAATGTGGAAAAGACGTTACCAAAGCGCGAATTATTTGACCACAAAGGCAATCATGGAAAAGGTCTGATTATCGGTGGGTGTAAGGAAATGCCAGGTGCCTTATCGATGTCAGTACAAGCCGCATTAAAATCGGGAGCCGGTTTAATAACGGGTGCTAGTGCTTTACCTGTGATTCAAATGATTGCCGGAAACAGTGTGGAAGCTATGTATATACCTTTAATGGATACAAATGGCTATCTTAATAATCATTCAGAAATCTCATTTGGTGCTTATGATGCCGCAGCAATCGGTATGGGTTTAGGGAGGAAAAAAATAACAAAGGATTTTGTAGCCCATGTTATGAAAACAGCGACTTGTCCTATTATCATTGATGGGGACGGACTTTACCATTTGTCACAGTTATTGCCTGATTTAAATGCCAGAGCTTATTCAACCGTTATTACCCCACACCCTGGGGAAATGGCTATGCTATTGGGAATCACAATTCGTGAAGTATTACAAAAGCCATTTCAATATGCCAAGGAATTTGCGCAAACATATAGTGTGTATGTTGTGTTAAAAGGTAGATATACCATTATTACCGCACCAGATGGTGTACAAAGGCTAAATCCAACAGGTAACGCAGGTCTTAGCAAAGGTGGCAGTGGCGATGTGTTAACAGGGATAATGTTAGCGATGGTGATGCAAAAGCAAAGTTTGTTAGATGCTTTATGCAATGCTTGTTTCATTCATGGTATGTCAGCCGATTTACTTGTCCAAGATCAGCATTCTGAACATGATTTGCTTGCTAGTGATGTAATCAATGGAATAACACGTGTATATCGTGCGATTTTAAGTAGTGGTTGA